A window of Ictalurus furcatus strain D&B chromosome 4, Billie_1.0, whole genome shotgun sequence genomic DNA:
agagagagagagagagacacatagagagagagagagagagacagagacatacacagagagagagagacagagagagagagagagagagagagagacacatagacagagagagagagagacatacacagagagagacagacagagagagagacagacagagagagacagagagatacacagagagagagagagagagagagacagacagagagagacagagagatacacacagagagagagagagagagagagagagagagacatacagagagagagagagaaagagacagacagagagagagacagagagagagtcatacacatacagacagagagagagacagagacagatataaGAAGATTAACAGATACGAGATGAAGATTCaggtctacacacacacagatatttttattttgaaaaaatgaaaaatggagCTTTAGGAGAACGCGGTCAAGACCGGAGAAATTCTAAACGCTTTAATGTTTCACGTGAACAGGAAAACTATCCATATTATAGAAACACGGACAGGGCTGTAGAGGAAAGACTTACACTGTAGGGTTGAAGTTCTTCAGCAGGAAGAAGGAGGCGATGATGACCAGCACCAGGAACAGAGTGTTGTTGTAGAAGATGGAGAACGTCGTGGCCTCGTAATCCGCCACCTCGTTCTTCTTCCACAGAATCCTGgcaccaaaaagaaaaaagaaaaatcaataaagCCGGACCTTTAACCAGCAGTAAAACTCTTACCCGCCTTCAAACTGAAATTCAGTTCCAGCATTCAGCACGTCAGGTGCGTTCGAGTCACTTCGGTCGGAGCGAGGCGGCGGTGTACggaataatagaaataaaaggcCACGTGCCTGCTTTCTTAGCTCCTATAGGTTCAATTTCATCTAAATAAAACCACCAACATGGGTCCCCTATATCGCCATAGCAACGGGTCCAAAACAAATGTGACGTAAATATTGGCATCTCTGGATCAGTTTTCATGTGTATAGTGAATCTGTGCACAAATACACGCCAACGTGTCGATTTACATTTAAACCCAGCCCTAATCCATCCTTATTTCCTCACAGGAAAAGGTCACGTGACCCAACCtgaaccataaaaaaaaaaccaaacgacCGTCAGAACGTGCGCCGGAGTTTAAGCGTCCGTTCGAATTGTAGTTACCCGGTCCTGTATTGAAACGAAGCTTTTCCCGATAATTTTACCTCTCGTCCTTCTCTTTGCGAGACATCTTGCGGTTGTCGGCCTCGGACAGTTTGCGGGTCACTTCCTTGGAAACGGCGTCTTCACGTTTCTGAGCGACcctggggtaaaaaaaaaaaaacagaacatcaATTTAACACAGCGCCACCATCTCACACCTCAAACACGGGTTCTCCAACGCTGGTCCTGGAGATTAGTTCAATCGGGGGCTGTGGGTTTTATACAGAGACGAGTAGTAAACACATCACTGTGTATATAATCTTAAagatttatagttacatttatacagcGTTTTTCTAGcgctcaaagtgctttacattgtattggGGTAGGGGGTCTCCTCAAACAcaactagtgtgtagcatccacctggatgatgtgacggcagccatagtgctccagaactcccaccacacaccagatattagtggagaagaggagagagtgatgtagctaattcagggatggggattattagggggacatgacagagaagggccaatgggcgaatttcaccaggacaccgtgGTTATACCCCGACTctttacaagaagtgtcctgggatgtttttttttaatgaccacagagagtcaggacctcggtttaacgtctcatccttAAAGATAAACCGGACGAGGCTCATACTTGTGCTTGAGGACGAATTTCACATCCTTGTAAGCGAATGCCACCAGGTACGTGCTGACTAGAGTCATGACGGCGTACAGAACCGCCGA
This region includes:
- the ssr3 gene encoding translocon-associated protein subunit gamma — its product is MAPKGSNKQQSEEDLLLQDFSRNLSAKSTALFYGNALIVSAIPIWLFWRIWHMDLVQSAVLYAVMTLVSTYLVAFAYKDVKFVLKHKVAQKREDAVSKEVTRKLSEADNRKMSRKEKDERILWKKNEVADYEATTFSIFYNNTLFLVLVIIASFFLLKNFNPTVNYILSISASSGLIALLSTGSK